From the Accumulibacter sp. genome, one window contains:
- the scpA gene encoding methylmalonyl-CoA mutase: MSNENKPELPNSANLDAWKKAASKSAPGGNVDALNWVTPEGIVVKPLYTRKDVEDLQYTDTLPGLAPFVRGPQATMYAVRPWTIRQYAGFSTAEASNAFYRKALAAGGQGVSVAFDLATHRGYDSDHPRVTGDVGKAGVAIDSVEDMKILFNGIPLEKISVSMTMNGAVLPILAGYIVAAEEQGVPQDKLSGTIQNDILKEFMVRNTYIYPPKPSMRIISDIIGYTAHHMPKFNSISISGYHMQEAGATQALELAFTIADGREYVKTALASGLDVDEFAGRLSFFFAIGMNFYLEVAKLRAARLLWWRVMREFSPKSPKSMMLRTHCQTSGWSLTEQDPYNNVVRTTIEAMAAVFGGTQSLHTNALDEAIALPTEFSARIARNTQLIIQEETHITNVIDPWAGSYMMEKLTQDLVDEAWKLIEEVESMGGMTHAVESGWAKMKIEGCAADKQARIDSGKDVIVGVNKYKLAKEDAIDILDIDNNAVREAQVARLKSVRASRDTAKVDAALADLTRCAETGEGNLLDMAVRAMRLRATVGEVSDAMERIFGRFRATQQTVSGVYGAVVDGLASWETLKAEILKFNEEEGRRPRIMIAKLGQDGHDRGAKVVATAFADLGFDIDVGPLFQTPEEAARLAIENDVHAVGVSSLAAGHKTLLPALVRALKEQGADDIIVFAGGVIPAQDYDFLFQAGAKAIFGPGTRIEDSAMTVLAEIRKARAHAPA, from the coding sequence ATGTCCAACGAGAACAAGCCTGAACTGCCGAATTCCGCCAATCTCGACGCCTGGAAGAAGGCCGCCAGCAAGTCCGCCCCGGGTGGCAACGTCGACGCCCTGAACTGGGTGACGCCCGAGGGCATCGTCGTCAAGCCGCTGTATACGAGGAAAGATGTCGAGGATCTGCAGTACACCGACACCCTGCCCGGCTTGGCGCCGTTCGTCCGTGGCCCGCAGGCGACGATGTACGCCGTGCGGCCGTGGACCATCCGCCAGTACGCCGGCTTTTCCACCGCCGAGGCGTCGAACGCCTTCTACCGCAAGGCGCTGGCCGCCGGCGGCCAGGGTGTCTCGGTTGCCTTCGACCTGGCGACGCACCGCGGTTACGATTCCGACCATCCGCGTGTCACCGGTGACGTCGGCAAGGCGGGTGTGGCGATCGATTCGGTCGAGGACATGAAGATCCTGTTCAATGGCATCCCGCTGGAGAAGATCTCGGTGTCGATGACGATGAACGGCGCCGTGCTGCCGATCCTGGCCGGCTACATCGTCGCTGCCGAAGAGCAGGGCGTGCCGCAGGACAAGTTGTCGGGAACGATCCAGAACGACATCCTCAAGGAGTTCATGGTCCGCAACACCTATATCTACCCGCCAAAGCCCTCGATGCGGATCATCTCCGACATCATCGGCTACACGGCTCACCATATGCCGAAGTTCAATTCGATCTCGATCTCCGGCTACCACATGCAGGAAGCCGGGGCGACACAGGCGCTGGAACTTGCGTTCACCATCGCTGACGGGCGCGAGTACGTGAAGACGGCGCTCGCCTCGGGTCTCGACGTTGACGAGTTTGCTGGCCGGCTGTCGTTCTTCTTCGCCATCGGCATGAACTTCTACCTCGAGGTCGCCAAGCTGCGGGCTGCGCGCCTGCTGTGGTGGAGGGTCATGCGCGAGTTCTCACCGAAGAGCCCGAAGTCGATGATGCTGCGCACCCATTGCCAGACGTCCGGCTGGTCGCTGACCGAGCAGGATCCCTACAACAACGTCGTGCGCACGACGATCGAGGCGATGGCCGCCGTCTTTGGCGGCACGCAGTCGCTGCACACGAACGCCCTCGACGAGGCGATCGCCCTGCCGACCGAGTTCTCTGCGCGCATCGCGCGCAACACGCAGCTGATCATCCAGGAAGAGACGCACATCACCAACGTCATCGATCCGTGGGCGGGTTCGTACATGATGGAGAAGCTGACGCAGGACTTGGTCGACGAGGCGTGGAAACTCATCGAGGAGGTCGAGAGCATGGGTGGCATGACGCATGCCGTCGAATCCGGGTGGGCGAAGATGAAGATCGAAGGCTGTGCCGCCGACAAGCAGGCGCGAATCGACTCGGGCAAGGACGTCATCGTTGGTGTGAACAAGTACAAGCTGGCGAAAGAGGACGCGATCGACATTCTGGACATCGACAACAACGCCGTGCGCGAGGCGCAGGTGGCGCGCCTGAAGTCGGTTCGTGCAAGCCGCGACACCGCCAAGGTCGACGCGGCGCTTGCCGACCTGACCCGTTGCGCGGAGACCGGTGAGGGCAACCTGCTCGACATGGCGGTACGCGCGATGCGGCTGCGGGCCACCGTCGGCGAAGTGTCGGACGCCATGGAACGGATTTTCGGGCGCTTCCGTGCGACACAGCAGACCGTTTCCGGTGTCTATGGCGCGGTAGTCGACGGCCTGGCGAGTTGGGAGACGCTGAAGGCCGAGATCCTCAAGTTCAACGAGGAAGAGGGTCGTCGGCCACGGATCATGATCGCCAAGCTTGGGCAGGATGGCCACGACCGCGGCGCCAAGGTGGTTGCCACCGCCTTCGCCGATCTCGGCTTCGATATCGACGTCGGACCGCTTTTCCAGACACCCGAAGAAGCCGCGCGGCTGGCGATCGAGAACGACGTGCACGCCGTCGGCGTGTCCTCGCTCGCCGCCGGCCACAAGACCTTGCTGCCGGCTCTCGTGCGCGCGCTCAAGGAGCAGGGAGCCGATGACATCATCGTCTTCGCCGGCGGTGTCATCCCGGCGCAGGACTATGACTTCCTCTTCCAGGCCGGCGCGAAAGCCATTTTTGGCCCCGGCACACGCATCGAAGATTCGGCCATGACGGTTCTGGCAGAGATTCGCAAGGCACGCGCACACGCTCCCGCCTGA
- the meaB gene encoding methylmalonyl Co-A mutase-associated GTPase MeaB: protein MTSATAGSLSAADQHLVDGVLSGRRRALAKTITLVESTHGEHQRRARQVLAALLPHTGRTIRVGISGAPGAGKSTFIESLGLHLIEAGRRVAVLAVDPSSSVSGGSILGDKTRMELLCQRDEAFIRPSPSAGSLGGVADKTREAMLVCEAAGFDVIIVETVGVGQSETTVAGMVDAFVLLQLPNAGDDLQAIKKGIVEIADLIVFNKADIDERAAAFARNQMRAALTMLRSTSPNWRPPVLTMSALAKRGIAEFWAEVERYRTTMLASGEFDDKRRRQAVDWMWNLIDSGLRQYFRSHATVRSALPVLTGDVAEGRTTPGAAASRLLAYLKH, encoded by the coding sequence ATGACCAGTGCAACTGCCGGCAGCCTTTCGGCTGCCGACCAGCACCTAGTGGACGGCGTTCTCTCCGGTCGTCGACGGGCGCTGGCGAAGACCATCACCCTCGTTGAGTCGACCCATGGTGAGCACCAACGGCGCGCACGCCAAGTGCTCGCCGCACTGCTGCCGCACACCGGGCGAACGATCCGCGTCGGGATCTCGGGGGCTCCCGGCGCCGGCAAGTCCACCTTCATCGAGTCGCTCGGGCTCCACCTCATCGAGGCCGGGCGACGGGTCGCCGTGCTCGCCGTCGACCCGTCGTCGTCCGTCTCAGGGGGCTCGATCCTTGGCGACAAGACGCGCATGGAACTGCTCTGTCAGCGCGACGAGGCCTTCATCCGGCCGAGTCCATCGGCCGGTTCGCTCGGCGGCGTCGCCGACAAGACGCGCGAGGCGATGCTGGTCTGCGAAGCGGCGGGTTTCGATGTCATCATCGTCGAGACGGTCGGTGTCGGGCAGTCGGAAACCACGGTCGCCGGCATGGTCGATGCCTTCGTCCTGCTGCAGTTGCCTAACGCCGGCGACGACCTGCAGGCGATCAAGAAGGGCATCGTCGAGATCGCCGACCTGATCGTCTTCAACAAGGCCGACATCGACGAGCGGGCGGCGGCCTTTGCCCGCAACCAGATGCGCGCCGCTCTGACCATGCTGCGCAGCACGAGCCCGAACTGGCGACCGCCAGTACTGACGATGAGCGCCCTTGCCAAGCGCGGCATCGCAGAGTTCTGGGCCGAGGTGGAGCGCTATCGGACGACGATGCTGGCCAGCGGCGAGTTCGATGACAAGCGACGCCGCCAGGCCGTCGACTGGATGTGGAATCTGATCGACTCCGGCCTGCGGCAGTATTTTCGTTCGCATGCGACGGTGCGCTCAGCGCTGCCGGTCCTGACCGGCGATGTCGCCGAGGGCCGCACGACGCCCGGTGCCGCGGCCTCACGTCTGCTCGCCTACCTGAAACACTGA